In one Deltaproteobacteria bacterium genomic region, the following are encoded:
- a CDS encoding TRAP transporter large permease subunit: MESLFLALLVLAMATALASGFPVAFALPGSAILTIGLAALTGYIFTGDTHSFFAQDGPVQWLTAGVTNFRGVYWEVERDTIIAVPLFVFMGIMLQRSKIAEDLLVTMARLFGPIPGGLGISVVLVGALLAATTGILGATVVAMGLISLPAMLRNGYSRQLATGTISAAGTLGQIIPPSVVLIILADQLSNATDQASTLRQVDYKAATGNFVMPTEFDITSASAGDMFLGAIVPGLVLVGLYVMYILAVALIRPSMAPAIPLEGRFDRQFAVRVVLALVPPLALILAVLGSIIAGIATVNQAGAIGAVGATIMAGYRLTEGQRGSYTPAIIAGVSLIALFVLLATVDLNIRTIHSVSEAVGVTAAAIAVAGLLVSVAWSGWRAYRTENMLAGVMVETAKTTAMVFIILLGAAMLTAAFRGFGGEELVKEFLTTLPGGFWTQFIVVMAVIFVLGFFLDFIEIAVVVVPIVAPILLSDPSANITAVWLGVMIGVNMQTSFLTPPFGFALFYLRGVAPPSVLTTDIYRGVVAFIVLQLVALGIVGFYPPLVNYLPARTSLTGETAPPPRNPRLQRCLEQNLFEIYDRDGDAIRASIRTARGLDTSYLPDKLRRSLTSGMEKAARTFDLVAEVRRTDAERSAFGETYKSTHAVVRRINADERRIDREVREIRTTIRRLGRDADPEVVAPLRHEVEELTKRRAEVEATRPEGEKELHKRYLALEKKENTARRNYRRNVDDAASSVLTVREMLAKVPELEAAGAGLRALPEMVTTQPAQQAGSAIRDAERSLRTVPGTHDLRDALSKARSDLRRGASGRQRAEKRLGEALARLEREIEWRTRAARDLDPGLAEYEHALRDTIGIRQLERLPTPMAKEVAACLSRHRDISLSF, encoded by the coding sequence GTGGAATCCCTCTTCCTCGCACTGTTGGTCCTGGCCATGGCCACGGCGCTGGCCTCCGGTTTCCCGGTGGCCTTCGCGCTGCCCGGCTCGGCCATCCTGACAATCGGGCTGGCGGCGCTCACCGGCTACATCTTCACCGGCGACACCCATTCCTTCTTCGCCCAGGACGGCCCGGTCCAGTGGCTCACCGCCGGCGTGACCAACTTCCGCGGCGTCTACTGGGAGGTGGAACGCGACACCATCATCGCGGTGCCGCTGTTCGTGTTCATGGGCATCATGCTGCAGCGCTCCAAGATCGCCGAGGACCTGCTGGTGACCATGGCGCGCCTGTTCGGACCGATCCCGGGCGGCCTCGGCATCTCGGTGGTACTGGTGGGGGCGCTGCTCGCCGCCACCACCGGCATTCTCGGCGCCACCGTGGTGGCCATGGGGCTCATCTCCCTGCCCGCCATGCTGCGCAACGGCTACTCGCGCCAACTCGCCACCGGCACCATCTCCGCGGCCGGCACCCTGGGGCAGATCATTCCGCCTTCCGTCGTGCTCATCATCCTGGCCGACCAGCTCTCCAACGCCACCGACCAGGCCAGCACGCTGCGGCAGGTGGACTACAAGGCGGCCACCGGCAACTTCGTCATGCCCACGGAGTTCGACATCACCTCGGCCAGCGCGGGCGACATGTTCCTGGGCGCCATCGTTCCCGGACTGGTGCTGGTGGGCCTGTACGTCATGTACATTCTCGCGGTGGCGCTGATACGGCCGAGCATGGCTCCCGCCATCCCCTTGGAAGGGCGCTTCGACCGTCAGTTCGCCGTCCGGGTGGTGCTGGCGCTGGTGCCGCCCCTGGCGCTGATCCTGGCGGTGCTCGGCTCCATCATCGCCGGCATCGCCACCGTCAACCAGGCCGGCGCCATCGGCGCGGTGGGCGCCACCATCATGGCGGGCTACCGCCTGACCGAAGGACAGCGCGGATCCTACACGCCGGCCATCATCGCGGGCGTCTCCCTCATCGCCCTGTTCGTCCTGCTGGCCACCGTGGACCTGAACATACGCACCATCCACAGCGTATCCGAGGCCGTGGGCGTGACGGCCGCGGCCATCGCGGTGGCCGGACTGTTGGTCTCCGTGGCATGGAGCGGCTGGCGCGCCTACCGCACGGAGAACATGCTCGCGGGCGTCATGGTGGAGACCGCCAAGACCACGGCCATGGTCTTCATCATCCTGCTGGGCGCGGCGATGCTCACGGCGGCCTTCCGGGGCTTCGGCGGCGAGGAACTGGTGAAGGAGTTCCTGACCACCCTGCCCGGCGGTTTCTGGACCCAGTTCATCGTGGTCATGGCGGTGATCTTCGTTCTCGGCTTCTTCCTCGACTTCATCGAGATCGCCGTGGTGGTGGTGCCCATCGTGGCGCCCATCCTGCTGTCGGATCCCTCCGCCAACATCACCGCCGTGTGGCTCGGCGTCATGATCGGCGTGAACATGCAGACGTCCTTCCTGACGCCGCCGTTCGGTTTCGCCTTGTTTTATCTGCGCGGCGTCGCACCGCCCTCGGTGCTGACCACGGACATCTACCGTGGTGTGGTGGCGTTCATCGTGCTGCAACTCGTGGCCCTGGGCATCGTCGGGTTCTATCCTCCCCTGGTGAACTACCTGCCGGCGCGCACCTCCCTCACCGGCGAGACCGCGCCGCCGCCCCGGAACCCGCGCCTCCAGCGCTGCCTGGAACAGAATCTCTTCGAGATCTACGACCGCGACGGCGACGCCATACGCGCGAGCATCCGGACCGCGCGGGGCCTCGATACGAGCTATCTGCCGGACAAGCTGCGCCGAAGCCTGACGAGCGGCATGGAGAAGGCGGCCCGGACCTTCGACCTGGTTGCGGAAGTGCGCCGCACCGACGCGGAACGAAGCGCCTTCGGCGAGACCTACAAGTCCACCCATGCCGTGGTCCGGCGCATCAACGCGGACGAACGGCGCATCGACCGCGAGGTCCGCGAGATCCGCACCACCATCCGGCGGCTGGGACGCGATGCCGACCCCGAGGTGGTGGCGCCGTTGCGCCACGAGGTCGAGGAGCTGACGAAGCGGAGGGCCGAAGTGGAGGCGACGCGCCCCGAGGGCGAGAAGGAGTTGCACAAGCGTTACCTGGCACTCGAGAAGAAGGAGAACACCGCCCGGCGCAACTACCGGCGCAATGTCGACGATGCCGCTTCCTCCGTGCTCACGGTACGCGAGATGCTTGCCAAGGTGCCGGAGCTGGAAGCCGCCGGCGCGGGCCTCAGGGCACTGCCGGAGATGGTGACCACGCAACCCGCCCAACAGGCGGGTTCGGCGATCCGCGACGCCGAGCGCTCGCTGCGAACGGTTCCCGGAACCCACGACTTGCGGGACGCCCTCTCGAAGGCGCGTTCCGACCTGAGGCGGGGCGCGTCCGGCCGCCAGCGCGCCGAGAAACGGCTGGGCGAGGCGCTGGCCCGGTTGGAGCGCGAGATCGAATGGCGCACGCGCGCCGCCCGAGACCTCGACCCTGGTCTGGCCGAGTACGAGCACGCCCTGCGTGACACCATCGGCATCCGGCAGCTCGAGCGGCTGCCGACCCCGATGGCCAAAGAAGTGGCCGCCTGCCTGTCGCGCCACCGCGACATCTCGTTGAGCTTCTGA